The genomic stretch GTGAAACAGAAGTGGATTCCCAAGAAGCAAGAGAATGAGGTGAAGCAGAAATCAACTTTAGTAGATGAGGAAGGGTTTCAGAGAGTTGAAAAGAGGAACAAAGTAGTATCAAATGAAAAACCTGCTGTTACTGAAGTGGCAAATCGGTTTGATATGTTGGATAATCAGGAGGAAGAGGTTTTTACTAGTAGTACTCGAGAGGGGGGAGATCCCTCTAACTCCAATGGATAGGATTCTCTGCTGGAATGTGAGAGGGATTAATAGCCAACACAAGCATAATGAAATCAAACAGTTGATTTGTTTGAAAAGAGTTGGGCTAGTTAGTCTCCTCGAAACGAAAATAAAGAATAAAAGTATGGGTACTTTATATTCTCGCTTATTTCAGAATTGGTGTTTCACGAATAATAATCCATGGCTGGATAAAGGAAGAATAGTTGTAGCATGGCAGCCAAGTAGTTTTGATTTGGATATTAGATTTTGTTCAGACCAAATGATCCATGGTATTGGTCACTCTAAGCAATGCAAGGCACGATTTAGCATCACCATAGTGTATGGGTTCAATGAAGACAGAAAAAGGAAGAAGCTATGGGAGGATTTAAAAGAAGTCTCAGCTCAAGTGCAGGGGCCGTGGTTACTAATTGGAGACTTCAACGACATCTTGGTTTCTAATGAAAGAGTTGGAAGAAGAAGCACTAAAGGTCCTACGCAAGAATTTAGAGAATGTGTGGATTATTGTAAATTAGAGGATTTAAAATTCAGAATTCAGAGTCTGTTCTAAGATTGATCGCGCCTTGGTCAATTCTACATGGGCTGATTCTTTTCCTCTGTCTGAGGCAGTCTTCTTACCTGAAGGTATTTTTGATCACAGCCCCATCTTATTTTCTCTACACCAAGATGTTGTTTGTGGGAAAAAGCCTTTCAGGTACTTTAGTATGTGGAAAGGTGCAGACAATTTTGATGCAAAAGTAGCTCAAAGCTGGAATGAAGGAGCTGTTGGAACTGAGATGTTTAAACTGACCATGAAATTGAAGAGGTTGAAGCAGGTTCTCAAGAGTATTAATAAGGAGGGTTTTAGTGATCTGCAACAGCAAGCGCTTGAAGCTAAGAATACATTACTGGAGCTGCAGGGCAGAATTAACATTGATCCCCTTAACAGTCATCTTCTGTTAGAGGAACAATCAGCCAGGGAGAAGTTTATTAAACTGTCTAAAGCATATTCTCTTTTTTTAGCTCAAAAAGCTAAAATTACTTGGGCAAAAAATGGAGATGATAATACAGCCATATTTCATGCTTCTTTGAGGGCAAGGAGGATCCATAACCGTGTCTCTTCCATAGAGGATGCTCAGGGTAATTGGTGTGATACACCAGATAGTGTCCAACATGCATTTTTGCATTTTTTCCAGCAATTGTTAGGCTCTCAAATGCATCAAAGAATCTCGGTTAATCAGAGTATCATCGACCTTGGACCAAAAATCACAGATAGGCACATAAGTATTCTCCAAGCAGATTATTCAGCTCAAGAAGTAAAGGATGCAATCTTTGCTATTCCAGGGCTGAAGTCTCCAGGTCCTGATGGCTTTGGTAGCAGTTTCTATCAAGATAACTGGAACCTTGTAGGAGCTGAAGTTGAAAAAGTTGTGCTATCTTTTTTGAATACAGGAAGAATCCTTAAGGAAATCAATGCTACCACAATTACCATCATTCCTAAGAGTAGTTGCCCACGCAATGTCAGTGATTTCCGCCCTATATCTTGCTGCAATGTCATCTACAAAGCTGCCTCAAAAATTATCTGTTCGAGATTGCGGAAAATTCTACCTGACTTAATTGCTGAAAATCAAGGGGGTTTTGTTCATGGACGCTATATAGCTCACAACATTATGGTCTGTCAAGATTTGGTGCGACTGTATGGGCGGAAAAATTGTAAACCTAGTTGCATGCTCAAAATAGACTTAAGGAAAGCATATGATACCATTGAGTGGGGTTTCATAGAAGAGATGCTCAAAGCCTTTGGGTTTCCTCAGAAGTTTACTGATCTGGTTTTGACTTGTATCCGCACCCCTAAGTTCTCATTACTACTTAATGGATCTCTTCATGGATTCTTTGAAGCAAGGAGAGGTCTCAGACAAGGGGATCCTATTTCCCCCTTGTTGTTTGTTCTTGGTATGGAGTATTTGACTAGGATATTGACTAAGGTGGGATCTCGGCCAAGCTTCAAGTACCATGATCGATGCTCCACATTAAAGCTGAATCACTTGTGTTTTGCGGATGACCTCTTACTTTTTTGTCACGGAGACTACCCTTCAATCATTTTGATGCTGAGAGGTTTGAAGCTCTTCTCTAAAACTTCAGGTTTATGTCCTAATCCATCTAAATCTGCAGTTTACTGTCATGGCATGCTTGAATCTGATGTAAATCGGATACTTGAAACATCTAGCTATACTCGAAGTTCTCTCCCATTCCGGTATCTTGGCATACCAATTTGCTCGAAGAAGATTTCTGCAGCTGAATGTACCAGTATCCTTGAGAAAATGACTGGCAGAATTCGGTTATGGAGTACCAGGAACCTCTCGTACATGGGGAGAGTTACGTTGATTAACTCAGTTCTAATCTCTATACATTCTTACTGGGCACAACTTATGATTTTACCCAAAAAATTacttagagatgttgaagctctCTGCCGAGCCTTCCTTTGGAAAGGGTCTTTGGATACTCATAGTCATGGCCTCATTGCATGGGATCACCTCTGTTTATCAAAAATAGCTGGAGGCTTAGGCTTTAGACGAATTCTGGAATGGAATGAGGCTGCCATAGGGAAATATGTTTGGGATATTGCCAAGAAAAAAGATAATCTGTTTGTCAAATGGATTAACAGTGTTTACATAGCAAACAGGAGCTGGTGGGATTATTCGTGCCCTCCGGATTGCAGTTGGTATTGGAAACGAATAGTTGCTGTGAAAGAACGTCTTAAGCATAAAGTCTCACTTGGTTCATTTGTATCTCAGCAATATAGCATCAAGAGAGGATTAGAACTGATGAGTGTTTCTGACAGTAAAGTTTCTTGGAACAGGTTTGTTTGGGATAGGTTAATTACTCCTAAACATAGATTTATAATGTGGTTAGTAATGTGGGAGAGATTGAATACAAAGGATCGTATCATCAAATACAACTCATCTCTAGATTCGGTATGCCTACTCTGTGGGGAAGCAGATGAATGCATTGAGCATCTGTTTTTCCAGTGTCTATATAGTAGGAAGTGCCTCAGCATTATTAAAAACTGGCTCAACTGGCATCCTCAATCTATTAATTTGGTGCGGCTGCTGAAATGTATTTCCCATACTAAGGCATCAAGTATATACAAGAGCATGTTGAAGACTATACTTGCTGCTACTGTGTATTATATTTGGAGGGCAAGAAATGATGTTCTTTGGAACCAGAAACTCTGGCACTTTAATCACACAGTGAGTAGGATTCAAAATGAGTGTAAATTGAGATTACTTAGTGTACTACCATGTAAAGCTTCAAGTAAAGATAGAGAGTTCCTGGATAGATTATAGCTGAGAGTATATAGGGGATTGATTGTATAGAAGTTAACTACTATAGCTGATACTGTTGTTTTGTTCCAAGTCTGTTCCCTTTATGGAATTACTTGGTTTGTTTTGTACATGGAAGTTAGAGCAATATAATGACcttattcatcaaaaaaaaaaacactatatAAAATAATTTTGCCGTGGACAAGCTTAAGAGATTACAAATTTGAATCCTTAaattttttcaattatttaaaaacaaaaaaactagTTGGGATGGGTCACTACATGACCTGCATTATTCAATATTGAGGCGGGGCGAGTCGGCGCCTCGCTTCGAAATTCGACCTGATTATACTGAGGCAAAGCTGCCCCGACGGAGCGGGGTAGGTCATCCTACTAGATTTTTTTTCCATGTCTAATGTTGACCTTGTCTAAAGATGGAAGACCAGTAAGAATTACAGAAATAATGAGGGTGTCGTGTTATGAGATTTCTGTCACTGTGAATTTTACAATATGGTTAATGGAGTCTAGGAATTAGGAACACTATGTAAGCCCGCAAGTTTgaaaaagtttaaaaaagaattaCAGAAACAAAGACATGAGCTTGTGGAAGGAATGCTTCCAGTataagaaagggaatttcttgaAGATATCCATGTTGAAGTACAATATTGTTAAAAGTATTATAGTACCATCAGAGGAGAAAGCAATGTGCTGGAGGATACCGAGAGATTGCCATATAAATCTGTCTAGATGATATTATGAGAGACATGCTTAATGACTTTGGTGTCACCATGGGATATGGAAAATCTTGGAGAGCAATAGAAAAAGCCTTAGAAATAGTCAAAGGCCACCCAAATAAGTCCTGCTAGAAACTTCCCATGTTCCTTCACATGCTCAAGGTTGTAAACCTTCGAACCACATCTCACTTGGAGACTGACAACAAGAATCACTTCAAATATGTGTTCATAATGTTCTTAAATGCACTTAGGAATTGGGAGCATTGCAGACCGGTTTTTGTTGTGGATAGAATATTTTGCGCTCATAGGGGATGATGTTCACAACTTCTACAATGAATGCAAATAACAATATATTCCCCTAAGCTTTTTTCATAGGAGAAACCGAAAATGATGTAATGGGGGTGGTGTTGAAAATTAAGATGAATCTGGGAGAGAACTTGAAGACTTTGTTGAAAACTAATGTTAATATGGGAGATAATATTATGATGGAATAGACTTTTTTTATAGAACTCAACTTGTGGTTTTTTTTTGCTTGATACAAAATGGTGGGACTATATCTCTATTTATACAACTCTATGGACTTTTCTAAAAACACAATTAAATTATTAGCTAGTAGATAATTCTCATCTACTAACTAAGAAATGAGAGTTCTAGAATGCTAAGGACTCAACAACCTCTAGTAAATACATGAACATTCTAGAAACTCTAGTAAATACATGAAGACACTAGATAGAAACTCTAAATTCATGAAAATTCTAGAAACTAACCGTAATAAATCAAGTTTAATATTTCAACACCATCCCTTAAACTTGATTTGTGACTCCAAGAATGCTTCATAACTTGGCGAACATTTCTCCCTTAAGTGGCATGGTGAAGAAGTCTGGGGCTTGATCTTGAGACTTCACATACTCCAACCTCACTTCTTTTCTTCCAATGCATTCTCGTATGTAATGATAACGTATgttgatgtaatgacccaaaatcactaataaggcttaagggccttgattagcgtgtcaggggcataattgggttatgtgtgatttaaatgatgaaatgcatgattatgtggtatgcatgattatatgattataatgatatgtgaaatgcatgtttatgagtattaatatgcatgtgggccttgtttagcttattggggcatatttgtaaattttggcccgttgagggcataaatgtgatattatatgataaattTTTAagaccacactattatgtggatatatttgcagcatatagctcgagacggtcctagtgaacgGATTGGGGAAATAGTCACGGCatggatttatacctggctcaagggagcctggggtatttttgggaacttagaaaatatattggagat from Humulus lupulus chromosome 5, drHumLupu1.1, whole genome shotgun sequence encodes the following:
- the LOC133779685 gene encoding uncharacterized protein LOC133779685: MAKGAKVAGKTKSKVKSKKKGPSSSDRIIKTRSMDAILGVKELDIDEEAGDMKLGAEEIFSPADTEDSRNRGEICQNFSDWLSHSNRVAQNVSTWAKTPPPIFRSNIVQNLDSRFSGSIQEKVELEGQHEQSPKSKVKIDFDDIEEEVSYWQPSIVCFVMGANLPLHVLDGFARRMWQDGVVKVGMIARGIFIIRFQNMEQRDRVLQGGYVFFDRKPVVMKPWNPIDDFTKDDITSVPTWVQLKGLDIKYWGEKSLFKIVGQLGTPLQVDNITKHRDRLMYPRILIEVSLGQEFPVTISFTDEFNHDVDLEVKYEWLPLVCYTCSRMGHETNQCRKKQEGKDTVKQKWIPKKQENEVKQKSTLVDEEGFQRVEKRNKVVSNEKPAVTEVANRFDMLDNQEEENWCFTNNNPWLDKGRIVVAWQPSSFDLDIRFCSDQMIHGIGHSKQCKARFSITIVYGFNEDRKRKKLWEDLKEVSAQVQGPWLLIGDFNDILVSNERVGRRSTKGPTQEFRECVDYFFLPEGIFDHSPILFSLHQDVVCGKKPFRYFSMWKGADNFDAKVAQSWNEGAVGTEMFKLTMKLKRLKQVLKSINKEGFSDLQQQALEAKNTLLELQGRINIDPLNSHLLLEEQSAREKFIKLSKAYSLFLAQKAKITWAKNGDDNTAIFHASLRARRIHNRVSSIEDAQGNWCDTPDSVQHAFLHFFQQLLGSQMHQRISVNQSIIDLGPKITDRHISILQADYSAQEVKDAIFAIPGLKSPGPDGFGSSFYQDNWNLVGAEVEKVVLSFLNTGRILKEINATTITIIPKSSCPRNVSDFRPISCCNVIYKAASKIICSRLRKILPDLIAENQGGFVHGRYIAHNIMVCQDLVRLYGRKNCKPSCMLKIDLRKAYDTIEWGFIEEMLKAFGFPQKFTDLVLTCIRTPKFSLLLNGSLHGFFEARRGLRQGDPISPLLFVLGMEYLTRILTKVGSRPSFKYHDRCSTLKLNHLCFADDLLLFCHGDYPSIILMLRGLKLFSKTSGLCPNPSKSAVYCHGMLESDVNRILETSSYTRSSLPFRYLGIPICSKKISAAECTSILEKMTGRIRLWSTRNLSYMGRVTLINSVLISIHSYWAQLMILPKKLLRDVEALCRAFLWKGSLDTHSHGLIAWDHLCLSKIAGGLGFRRILEWNEAAIGKYVWDIAKKKDNLFVKWINSVYIANRSWWDYSCPPDCSWYWKRIVAVKERLKHKVSLGSFVSQQYSIKRGLELMSVSDSKVSWNRNWEHCRPVFVVDRIFCAHRG